From Verrucomicrobiia bacterium, a single genomic window includes:
- a CDS encoding ThuA domain-containing protein — protein sequence MKSLLLLLALGLLAQVAPAADKKIVFIAGKPSHGPGQHEHRAGCLLLKSCLDHVPGVTSVVYSNGWPDQPQAFDGAAAVVIYADGGPGHPLLQDDHLKTIGALMDKGVGLTLLHYAVEPTREAGEKELLDWVGGCFEVYWSVNPTWRADFKALPQHPVTRGVQPFAIRDEWYFHMRFRDGMRGVTPVLSAVPTPGTIKRDDGPHENNPTVRAAVERGDIQHVAWVAERPGGGRGFGYTGGHYHENWGNDQARKLVLNGILWTAGMEIPPDGVVSTVTEEQLKANLDPKGN from the coding sequence ATGAAATCTCTCCTCCTTCTGCTGGCCCTGGGGCTGCTGGCCCAGGTTGCGCCGGCGGCCGACAAGAAAATCGTCTTCATTGCGGGCAAGCCCAGTCACGGCCCGGGGCAGCACGAGCATCGCGCCGGCTGTTTGCTGTTGAAGTCGTGCCTTGACCACGTGCCGGGCGTGACGTCGGTGGTGTATTCCAATGGCTGGCCGGACCAGCCGCAGGCATTTGACGGCGCGGCGGCCGTGGTCATCTACGCGGACGGCGGTCCCGGGCATCCGCTGCTGCAGGACGATCACCTCAAGACGATCGGCGCGTTGATGGACAAGGGCGTGGGGCTGACGTTGCTGCATTACGCGGTGGAACCGACGCGCGAAGCCGGCGAGAAAGAATTGCTCGACTGGGTCGGCGGCTGTTTCGAGGTGTATTGGTCGGTGAACCCCACGTGGCGGGCCGATTTCAAAGCGCTGCCGCAACATCCGGTCACGCGCGGCGTGCAGCCGTTCGCCATTCGCGACGAATGGTATTTTCACATGCGGTTCCGGGACGGGATGCGGGGCGTGACGCCCGTGCTGTCGGCTGTGCCCACGCCGGGCACCATCAAACGCGACGATGGGCCGCACGAGAACAATCCCACCGTCCGCGCGGCCGTGGAGCGCGGGGACATCCAGCACGTCGCGTGGGTGGCAGAGCGGCCCGGCGGTGGCCGCGGCTTCGGCTACACGGGCGGACATTACCACGAGAACTGGGGCAACGACCAGGCGCGCAAACTGGTGCTGAACGGCATTCTGTGGACGGCCGGAATGGAAATTCCCCCGGACGGTGTGGTCTCCACTGTCACGGAAGAACAGCTCAAGGCGAACCTCGACCCGAAGGGGAACTGA
- a CDS encoding FtsK/SpoIIIE domain-containing protein, producing the protein MPLNESSEKSTTTASKLAGAGETLALLDRLRRTVRETVTRLEQAERDYQARAGKVHAQFEQAIETERSRWASEMEAERAAAEARRNEIEVAHAARKSRIARALSNARQRKAGEIDAEESRHTFAIQRDLLEADRVREVEAKANKDHYEAVQARLADELATIEQFEARYRSSLGAYRSLARLLPVESPAPELQQAPDAFPPEPKLLEELQAKVDGAAHELAHIRGAVLPLGFKFLPVWLWIILLLAAPFIFVPALRKFDFHAAPVPLALGLVVAGLALILGLWWLGKRLAAAPARAAVKALQEARRLHQVGGEKAAASFAAEDERIKVTHASATTFNNNLWKQKQVEAKALHEDWAERFENRARTLRSAADGRRLHRLTMVDQAHAERVNALAEQSSARKAQVEAAQVEGLAKLAVVRDEARASAEANWQNLVLPAYRALQAAAAAADQAFPAWEPALWQRFSLPEQFPHAARFAELAVDLERLAGVTLVDDRLGLPGPKRFSQPLLLDVPRQASLLFETKQSGQAQVVGALNNLVLRLFTSAPPGRLAFTIFDPVGLGQNFAGIMHLADFEERLINSRIWTQQAQFEQRLADLNEHIEKVTQMYLRNEYATLAEYNAQAGRMAEKYHFLVIADFPVNFSDVAVKRLMNIAAAGPRCGVHLLIHWDQRRPAPVEFVPDELRKNAICLVPKGEGFAVANCPALEAKDGAAISGVNTWEGVKLTLDAPPDAELATRLWHQIGKDSIDSSRVEMPFAEVAPGPDEFWSLDTTGELRVPIGRTGATKLQYLALGKGTRQHALVAGKTGSGKSTLFHVIITNLALWCSPEQVEFYLVDFKKGVEFKCYATQKLPHARVIAIESDREFGLSVLQRLDEELKRRGDLFRKLGAQDIAGYKRAGGTEPMPRVLLLIDEFQELFVEDDRVSQGASLLLDRIVRQGRAFGIHVILGSQTLGGAYTLARATIGQMVVRIALQCNEADAYLIMNEDNPAPRLLSRPGEAIYNDDAGAIQGNSPFQVVWLPDQERDQWLERAHRISAGTTARVPIVFEGNAPADVRENPLLRAALAQPAKAAATAPHVWLGAPNSIKGPTEAVFRRASGNHLLVVGQRDEAALAMLGIALVSLAAQQPKTAARFFVFDCSAPDAAEARFLERVIAAVPHAVRLVRPGDVDEVMAALAGEQQRRADGGGADAPETYLLVHGLQRNKKLRFDEEMSFSMDADAGANPGLQFNKLICEGAGLGFHVIATCDTYNNLMRMLSRKAVSEFEMRVVFQMSANDSASLIESPQANNLGLHRALFYNGHEGWLETFRPYALPDDVWVQGVREQLAAT; encoded by the coding sequence ATGCCCTTGAACGAATCCTCGGAAAAATCCACGACGACTGCCAGTAAGCTGGCGGGTGCGGGCGAAACCCTGGCGCTCCTGGACCGGTTGCGCCGCACGGTGCGGGAGACCGTCACGCGCCTGGAACAGGCGGAGCGCGATTACCAGGCGCGGGCCGGCAAGGTGCACGCCCAGTTTGAGCAGGCCATCGAAACCGAGCGTTCGCGGTGGGCCTCCGAAATGGAGGCGGAGCGCGCCGCCGCCGAAGCCCGGCGCAATGAAATCGAAGTCGCCCATGCCGCGCGCAAAAGCCGGATCGCCCGCGCTCTTTCCAATGCGCGTCAGCGCAAGGCCGGTGAAATTGACGCCGAAGAGAGCCGGCACACGTTTGCGATCCAACGCGACCTGCTCGAAGCCGACCGCGTGCGCGAAGTGGAGGCCAAGGCCAACAAGGACCACTACGAAGCCGTGCAGGCGCGTCTGGCCGACGAGCTGGCCACCATCGAGCAGTTCGAAGCCCGCTACCGTTCCTCGCTGGGCGCCTATCGTTCGCTGGCCCGCCTGCTTCCCGTCGAATCACCCGCGCCGGAATTACAGCAGGCGCCCGACGCGTTTCCGCCCGAACCGAAGCTGCTCGAGGAGTTGCAGGCCAAGGTGGACGGAGCGGCGCACGAGCTGGCCCATATTCGCGGCGCCGTGCTGCCGTTGGGCTTCAAGTTCCTGCCCGTCTGGCTGTGGATCATTCTGCTGCTGGCGGCGCCCTTCATCTTCGTGCCCGCGCTGCGCAAATTCGATTTCCACGCGGCGCCGGTGCCGCTCGCGCTGGGCCTGGTCGTGGCCGGCCTCGCTTTGATCCTGGGATTGTGGTGGCTGGGCAAGCGGCTCGCCGCGGCGCCGGCCCGGGCGGCGGTCAAGGCGTTGCAGGAAGCGCGCCGGCTGCACCAGGTCGGTGGCGAAAAGGCCGCCGCGAGCTTTGCCGCCGAGGATGAGCGAATCAAGGTCACGCACGCGAGTGCGACGACCTTCAACAACAATCTCTGGAAGCAAAAGCAGGTGGAGGCGAAGGCGCTGCATGAGGACTGGGCGGAGCGCTTCGAGAACCGGGCGCGCACGTTGCGTTCGGCCGCGGACGGCCGGCGGTTGCATCGCCTGACGATGGTGGACCAGGCCCATGCCGAGCGGGTCAACGCCCTGGCCGAACAGTCCTCGGCGCGCAAGGCGCAGGTTGAGGCAGCCCAGGTCGAAGGTCTCGCCAAACTGGCCGTCGTGCGCGATGAAGCCCGCGCCAGCGCCGAGGCCAACTGGCAGAATCTCGTGTTGCCGGCCTACCGCGCCCTGCAAGCCGCCGCCGCCGCCGCGGATCAAGCCTTTCCCGCGTGGGAGCCGGCGCTGTGGCAACGCTTCTCCCTGCCGGAACAGTTTCCCCATGCCGCCCGCTTCGCCGAACTGGCGGTGGACCTGGAACGGCTGGCTGGCGTGACGCTGGTGGATGACCGTCTCGGGCTGCCGGGGCCGAAGCGCTTTTCGCAGCCGCTGTTGCTCGATGTGCCCCGGCAGGCATCGCTGCTGTTTGAAACGAAGCAATCCGGCCAGGCACAGGTCGTCGGCGCGCTGAACAATCTCGTGCTGCGGCTGTTCACGAGCGCGCCGCCGGGACGGCTGGCGTTCACCATTTTTGACCCGGTCGGGCTGGGCCAGAATTTCGCCGGCATCATGCATCTGGCCGACTTTGAGGAACGGCTCATCAACAGCCGCATCTGGACGCAGCAGGCGCAGTTCGAGCAGCGGCTGGCAGATCTCAACGAGCACATCGAAAAGGTCACGCAGATGTATCTGCGCAACGAATACGCGACGCTGGCCGAATACAATGCGCAGGCCGGGCGCATGGCGGAGAAATATCATTTCCTCGTCATCGCGGATTTTCCCGTGAACTTCAGCGATGTGGCGGTGAAGCGGCTGATGAACATTGCTGCGGCCGGACCACGTTGCGGTGTGCATTTGCTGATCCACTGGGATCAACGCCGTCCCGCGCCCGTGGAGTTTGTGCCGGATGAACTCCGTAAGAACGCGATTTGTCTCGTGCCCAAAGGCGAGGGCTTCGCCGTGGCGAACTGTCCGGCGCTGGAGGCGAAGGACGGTGCGGCCATCTCGGGGGTCAACACCTGGGAGGGCGTCAAGCTCACGCTCGATGCACCGCCGGACGCCGAACTGGCCACGCGTTTGTGGCATCAGATTGGGAAGGACAGCATTGATTCCAGCCGGGTGGAAATGCCGTTTGCGGAAGTGGCCCCCGGCCCGGACGAATTCTGGAGCCTCGACACCACCGGCGAATTGCGCGTGCCGATTGGCCGCACCGGCGCGACCAAGCTGCAATACCTCGCACTCGGCAAAGGCACGCGCCAGCACGCGCTGGTGGCAGGCAAGACCGGCTCCGGCAAATCCACGCTCTTCCACGTCATCATCACCAACCTCGCGCTCTGGTGCAGTCCCGAGCAGGTCGAGTTTTACCTTGTGGATTTCAAGAAGGGCGTCGAGTTCAAGTGCTACGCCACGCAAAAACTGCCGCACGCCCGCGTCATTGCCATTGAGAGCGACCGCGAGTTTGGCTTGAGCGTGTTGCAGCGCCTCGATGAGGAACTGAAGCGTCGCGGTGATTTGTTCCGCAAGCTGGGCGCCCAGGACATTGCCGGTTACAAACGCGCGGGCGGCACGGAGCCGATGCCGCGTGTGCTGCTGCTGATTGACGAGTTTCAGGAGCTGTTCGTCGAGGACGACCGCGTGTCGCAGGGGGCGTCGTTGCTGCTCGACCGCATCGTGCGCCAGGGGCGCGCCTTCGGCATTCATGTCATCCTCGGTTCGCAGACATTGGGAGGCGCCTACACGCTGGCACGGGCGACCATCGGGCAAATGGTGGTCCGCATCGCGCTCCAGTGCAACGAGGCGGACGCCTACCTCATCATGAACGAGGACAATCCCGCGCCGCGGCTGCTCTCGCGTCCGGGCGAGGCGATTTACAACGACGATGCCGGCGCGATTCAGGGCAACAGCCCGTTCCAGGTGGTCTGGTTGCCGGACCAGGAACGCGACCAGTGGCTGGAGCGGGCGCACCGAATTTCTGCCGGGACCACCGCGCGCGTGCCGATTGTTTTCGAGGGTAACGCGCCGGCCGATGTGCGGGAAAATCCCCTGTTGCGCGCGGCACTGGCGCAACCGGCAAAAGCCGCGGCGACCGCGCCGCACGTGTGGCTCGGCGCGCCCAATTCCATCAAGGGGCCGACTGAAGCCGTGTTCCGTCGGGCCAGCGGCAATCATCTGCTTGTCGTCGGTCAGCGCGACGAGGCGGCGCTGGCGATGCTGGGCATTGCCCTGGTGTCGCTGGCGGCGCAACAGCCCAAAACGGCAGCGCGATTCTTCGTGTTCGATTGCAGCGCGCCGGATGCCGCGGAGGCCCGGTTCCTGGAGCGCGTCATCGCGGCGGTGCCGCACGCCGTAAGGCTCGTCCGTCCGGGCGACGTGGACGAGGTCATGGCCGCGCTGGCCGGCGAACAGCAACGGCGCGCGGATGGCGGCGGGGCGGACGCGCCGGAAACGTATCTGCTCGTGCACGGGTTGCAGCGCAACAAGAAGCTGCGCTTCGATGAGGAAATGAGCTTTTCCATGGATGCCGACGCGGGTGCGAATCCGGGGTTGCAGTTCAACAAGCTGATTTGCGAGGGAGCGGGGCTGGGCTTCCACGTCATCGCCACCTGCGACACCTACAACAACCTCATGCGCATGCTGAGCCGGAAGGCGGTCAGCGAATTCGAGATGCGCGTGGTGTTCCAGATGAGCGCGAACGACTCGGCGAGCCTGATTGAATCGCCACAGGCCAACAACCTTGGCCTGCATCGCGCCCTGTTCTACAACGGCCACGAGGGCTGGCTGGAGACGTTCCGCCCCTATGCCTTGCCCGACGATGTCTGGGTGCAGGGCGTGCGCGAACAACTGGCAGCGACGTGA
- a CDS encoding WXG100 family type VII secretion target: MPQAIMDPGEVRRFAEELKRFNLELQNRMSLLQARFAALGDTWSDQEHAKFAEEFRDTMKVLKKFIDASNVHTPFLLRKAKRIEEYLDQH; encoded by the coding sequence ATGCCGCAAGCCATCATGGATCCCGGCGAGGTGCGCCGGTTTGCCGAAGAGTTGAAACGCTTCAACCTTGAGTTGCAGAACCGCATGTCGTTGCTGCAGGCGCGTTTCGCCGCGCTGGGCGACACGTGGTCCGACCAGGAACATGCCAAGTTCGCCGAGGAGTTTCGCGACACGATGAAAGTGCTGAAAAAATTCATCGATGCCTCCAACGTCCATACGCCCTTCCTGCTCCGCAAGGCGAAGCGGATTGAGGAATATTTGGATCAGCACTGA
- a CDS encoding ATP-dependent Clp protease adaptor ClpS yields the protein MPDTATPVVMPDLEPDAQSQTDLEPGYLVVCWNDPVNFMDYVTHVFQKVFGWPRQKAEFHMLQVHQEGRSVLAREGLEKAEFYVHQLQKYTLHATLERDA from the coding sequence ATGCCCGACACGGCCACACCTGTCGTCATGCCCGACCTCGAGCCGGACGCCCAGTCCCAAACGGACCTGGAGCCCGGCTATCTTGTCGTGTGTTGGAACGACCCGGTCAACTTCATGGATTATGTGACGCACGTCTTCCAAAAAGTCTTCGGCTGGCCCCGGCAAAAAGCCGAATTTCACATGCTGCAGGTGCATCAAGAAGGCCGCAGCGTGCTCGCCCGCGAGGGGCTGGAAAAGGCCGAGTTTTACGTCCACCAACTGCAAAAATACACGTTGCACGCCACACTGGAGCGCGACGCATGA
- a CDS encoding type II secretion system protein, whose product MRCPKLSNSAGFTLIELLVVIVIIGILAALLLPTLNRAKQKAQGIYCMNNHRQLALAWRMYAEDNHDLLPYASEAPWLPDTYPYAWVTGTLDYNPANRANWDPDVSIKKSPLWPYCGQNLSIWRCPADTSKVIVNGEAKPRVRSMSMNVYLGGWGGTDGNWGPQISNYRIYLKFSDINDPPPSMMFVLLDMREDSIDMGNLCVNMSGWPNQPERYVFWDLPGIYHNGACGFSFADGHSEIKKWRDPRTTPPLVRDGFVNDLFASPNNPDITWLQERATRPR is encoded by the coding sequence ATGCGCTGCCCCAAGTTGTCCAATTCGGCCGGCTTCACGCTCATCGAGCTGCTGGTCGTCATTGTGATCATTGGCATTCTGGCGGCGCTGCTCCTCCCGACCTTGAATCGCGCCAAACAAAAGGCCCAGGGCATTTACTGCATGAACAATCACCGCCAGCTCGCGCTGGCCTGGCGGATGTATGCCGAGGACAACCACGATCTGCTCCCCTACGCGAGCGAAGCGCCCTGGCTCCCCGATACCTACCCTTACGCATGGGTCACCGGCACGTTGGACTACAACCCCGCGAACCGCGCCAACTGGGATCCCGATGTCAGCATCAAGAAAAGCCCGCTCTGGCCCTACTGCGGCCAGAACCTCAGCATCTGGCGCTGCCCGGCGGACACCTCCAAGGTCATCGTCAACGGCGAAGCCAAACCGCGCGTGCGCAGCATGTCGATGAATGTCTATCTCGGCGGCTGGGGCGGCACCGACGGCAATTGGGGACCGCAAATCAGCAATTACCGCATCTACCTGAAGTTTTCCGACATCAACGACCCGCCGCCTTCGATGATGTTCGTGCTGCTCGACATGCGCGAGGACAGCATCGATATGGGCAACCTGTGCGTGAACATGAGCGGCTGGCCCAATCAGCCCGAGCGGTATGTCTTCTGGGATTTGCCTGGAATTTACCACAACGGCGCCTGCGGCTTCTCCTTCGCCGACGGGCATTCGGAAATCAAGAAGTGGCGCGACCCCCGCACGACGCCGCCGCTGGTCCGGGATGGATTTGTGAACGACCTCTTCGCCTCGCCGAACAACCCGGACATCACCTGGCTTCAAGAACGGGCCACGCGGCCACGCTGA
- a CDS encoding carboxy terminal-processing peptidase yields the protein MKQTKRIWIGLVWLCGWLVVALHAETNAPVALTELKPGPDDGRIAFVCARLLEQGHYSRHPFDDEYSGRMLDYYLNTLDPQHMHFLQTDIDKFEPYRKRLDDLILRRGDTWPAYEIFTVFRQRLAERTEFAESLLQTNHFDFTRDDRVLINRKDQPWPKDMDEAHHLWRERLRFEFLQEKLARTDAAKKKTTAKKSGATNDAPAEVKSPKTMDEEIAEVLSKRYHRNLHIFEEMDHDDVFELYLNSLARIYDPHSDYFGKSQLQQFQISMNLALFGIGAQLRMDDDGYCTIERLMPGGPALKSKQIEEKERIVAVAQSNAVPVDVVGMNLNKTVQLIRGAKGTEVRLTLEKPDSPERHIVSLIRDEIPLEDQQAKAKIIDLPGDGGVTNRIGVIDLPSFYAPIDSPTDKNKAEPHYTSVDVALLIKKMKEQNVGGIILDLRRNGGGSLEEAIKLTGLFIKEGPVVQVRGPEGDPIVDSDTDPAMLWDGPLAVLTSRFSASASEIVAAALQDYGRALIVGDSSTHGKGTVQSLNQLRAYLRMADLDTTTEPGALKFTIRKFYRASGASTQFKGVTPDIVLPSVLNYAKDVGEASLEYPLPWDTIASAKYQKLDRVAPYLPELHKLSDGRIARSKDFEYIRQDIAQYLKRQDDKTISLNEKVRLKEKAEDDARQKARDEERRNRKGLKPVIYDISLKQAELAGLPAPEASTNSLAGATTTAAMLTAHTSAGVDVDAEDAAGADKAPVVDPTLDETESILVDYLHLLDKVITAKK from the coding sequence ATGAAGCAAACAAAACGAATCTGGATCGGGCTGGTGTGGCTGTGCGGCTGGCTCGTGGTGGCATTGCACGCCGAAACCAATGCGCCCGTCGCGCTGACGGAATTGAAGCCCGGTCCGGATGATGGCCGCATTGCGTTCGTCTGCGCGCGGCTGCTGGAGCAGGGGCATTACTCCCGCCACCCCTTCGACGACGAATACTCGGGCCGGATGCTGGACTACTACCTCAACACGCTCGATCCGCAGCACATGCATTTTCTCCAGACGGACATCGACAAGTTCGAGCCCTACCGCAAGCGCCTGGATGACCTGATCCTGCGCCGCGGGGACACGTGGCCAGCCTACGAAATTTTCACCGTGTTCCGCCAGCGGCTCGCCGAACGGACCGAGTTCGCCGAAAGCCTCCTCCAGACCAATCATTTTGACTTCACCCGGGATGACCGCGTGTTGATCAACCGCAAGGACCAGCCCTGGCCAAAGGACATGGACGAAGCCCACCATCTGTGGCGCGAGCGGCTGCGCTTCGAGTTTTTGCAGGAGAAACTCGCGCGCACGGACGCCGCCAAGAAGAAAACCACCGCCAAAAAGTCCGGCGCCACGAACGACGCCCCGGCGGAGGTGAAGTCCCCGAAAACAATGGATGAGGAAATCGCCGAGGTGCTTTCCAAGCGTTACCATCGCAACCTGCACATTTTCGAGGAAATGGACCACGACGACGTGTTCGAGCTTTACCTGAATTCGCTGGCCCGCATCTACGACCCGCACTCCGATTACTTCGGCAAATCCCAGCTCCAGCAGTTCCAGATCAGCATGAACCTCGCGCTGTTCGGCATCGGCGCACAACTGCGGATGGACGATGACGGCTACTGCACCATCGAACGCCTCATGCCCGGCGGCCCGGCCCTCAAGAGCAAACAGATCGAAGAAAAGGAACGCATTGTCGCCGTGGCCCAAAGCAATGCCGTGCCGGTGGACGTCGTGGGCATGAACCTGAACAAGACCGTGCAGCTCATTCGCGGCGCGAAGGGCACCGAAGTGCGGCTCACGCTGGAAAAGCCCGACTCCCCCGAGCGGCACATCGTGTCGTTGATCCGGGACGAAATCCCGCTCGAAGACCAGCAGGCCAAGGCGAAGATCATCGATCTGCCCGGCGACGGCGGCGTGACCAACCGCATCGGCGTCATTGATCTGCCGTCGTTTTATGCGCCCATCGATTCGCCCACGGACAAGAACAAGGCAGAGCCGCACTACACCAGTGTGGACGTGGCACTGCTGATCAAGAAGATGAAGGAGCAGAACGTCGGCGGCATCATTCTTGACCTGCGCCGCAATGGCGGTGGTTCCCTGGAAGAGGCCATCAAGCTCACCGGCCTGTTCATCAAGGAAGGGCCGGTGGTCCAGGTGCGCGGGCCGGAGGGCGATCCGATTGTGGATTCGGACACGGACCCGGCGATGTTGTGGGACGGGCCGTTGGCGGTGCTGACCAGCCGGTTCAGCGCGTCCGCCTCCGAAATTGTGGCCGCTGCGTTGCAGGATTACGGGCGCGCCTTAATTGTTGGCGATTCCTCAACGCACGGCAAAGGCACCGTGCAAAGCTTGAACCAGTTGCGGGCCTACTTGCGCATGGCGGATCTGGACACCACCACTGAACCAGGCGCACTCAAGTTCACCATCCGCAAGTTTTACCGGGCCAGCGGCGCGTCCACCCAGTTCAAGGGCGTGACGCCGGACATTGTGCTGCCCTCCGTGCTCAACTACGCCAAGGACGTGGGCGAGGCGTCGCTCGAATACCCGCTGCCGTGGGACACCATTGCCAGCGCCAAGTATCAGAAACTCGACCGCGTGGCGCCCTATTTGCCGGAACTGCACAAGCTCTCCGACGGCCGCATTGCCAGGTCGAAGGACTTTGAATACATCCGGCAGGACATCGCCCAGTATCTCAAGCGGCAGGATGACAAGACCATTTCCCTCAATGAAAAAGTGCGGCTGAAGGAAAAGGCCGAGGACGATGCGCGCCAGAAGGCCCGTGACGAAGAACGCCGCAATCGCAAAGGCCTCAAGCCTGTCATTTATGACATCAGCCTGAAGCAGGCGGAACTGGCCGGATTGCCGGCGCCGGAAGCGAGCACCAATTCACTCGCCGGGGCAACCACCACGGCGGCCATGCTCACCGCCCACACCAGTGCCGGTGTCGACGTGGACGCGGAGGATGCGGCCGGCGCGGACAAGGCGCCGGTTGTGGATCCCACGCTCGACGAAACGGAGTCCATTCTCGTGGACTACCTGCACCTGCTGGACAAGGTGATCACGGCGAAGAAGTAA
- a CDS encoding sugar phosphate isomerase/epimerase: MRFGINTFLFTSPFTNRSTRLFGTFRRWGFDSVEIAVEDPADIDPARIKAELDRHQLVAGTLCACFPPARDLRGTARQQRECQRYLRALLRLMPALNCRTLIGPLYSATGRAEMVPPAQRRAQWRLVVRQLREICDVAGDAGVSIAMEPLNRFETDFLNTVEQGLALIAEVNRPALKLLLDTFHMNIEEKDIPAAIRRAGRHVAHFHACGSDRGTPGRDHLDWPGIRAALHDIGYAGDVVIESFTPDVKVIARAAAIWRRIEPTREEIARQGLHFLRENLK; encoded by the coding sequence ATGCGTTTTGGCATAAACACCTTCCTGTTCACCTCGCCGTTCACAAACCGCAGCACGCGGCTGTTTGGAACGTTCCGGCGCTGGGGGTTTGACAGTGTGGAAATCGCCGTCGAAGACCCGGCCGACATTGATCCGGCCCGCATCAAGGCGGAACTCGACCGCCACCAACTGGTCGCCGGCACGCTCTGTGCCTGCTTCCCGCCGGCGCGCGATCTGCGCGGCACCGCGCGGCAACAGCGCGAATGCCAGCGCTACCTGCGGGCGTTGCTCCGGCTGATGCCGGCGCTGAATTGCCGCACGCTGATTGGTCCGCTGTATTCCGCCACGGGTCGCGCGGAAATGGTGCCGCCGGCCCAGCGGCGCGCCCAGTGGCGCCTGGTCGTGCGCCAGTTGCGGGAGATTTGCGACGTGGCCGGTGACGCGGGCGTGTCGATTGCGATGGAGCCGCTGAACCGCTTTGAAACGGATTTCCTCAACACGGTGGAGCAGGGGCTCGCGCTGATTGCCGAGGTCAATCGCCCGGCGCTGAAGCTGTTGCTCGACACGTTCCACATGAACATCGAGGAAAAGGACATTCCCGCCGCCATCCGCCGCGCGGGCCGGCACGTGGCACACTTCCATGCGTGTGGCAGCGACCGCGGCACGCCGGGCAGGGACCATCTCGACTGGCCCGGCATCCGGGCTGCGTTGCACGACATTGGTTACGCCGGCGATGTCGTCATCGAATCGTTCACACCGGACGTGAAGGTCATCGCCCGCGCCGCGGCCATCTGGCGGCGCATCGAGCCGACGCGGGAGGAAATCGCCCGGCAGGGGCTGCATTTTTTGCGAGAAAATCTGAAGTGA
- a CDS encoding lytic transglycosylase domain-containing protein: protein MKGSWILTVTVLLLALPAALWWGWQERLEHSQDEPIRAAARRYGVEPALVKALVWRESRFNPAARGRAGELGLMQIQDLAAGEWADAEHITGFNHALCLDPRTNTLAGTFYLAKLLKRYTKTDNPLPYALADYNAGRGNVVRWNNGAAATNSAAFLTQIGFPTTSNYVVTVMNRYQHYRMRFK from the coding sequence GTGAAAGGAAGCTGGATACTGACGGTGACGGTGTTGCTGCTCGCCCTGCCGGCCGCGCTCTGGTGGGGCTGGCAGGAGCGGCTGGAGCACAGCCAGGATGAACCCATTCGTGCGGCGGCCCGGCGTTACGGCGTGGAACCCGCACTGGTCAAGGCGCTGGTGTGGCGTGAAAGCCGGTTCAATCCCGCCGCCCGCGGCCGGGCCGGCGAACTGGGCCTGATGCAGATCCAGGATCTCGCCGCCGGCGAATGGGCGGACGCCGAGCACATCACCGGCTTCAACCACGCGTTGTGCCTTGATCCGCGCACCAACACGCTGGCCGGCACGTTTTACCTGGCCAAGCTGCTGAAGCGTTACACAAAGACGGATAATCCCCTGCCCTATGCGCTGGCGGACTACAATGCGGGACGCGGCAACGTGGTGCGCTGGAACAATGGTGCGGCGGCGACGAACAGCGCGGCATTCCTCACCCAGATCGGCTTCCCCACCACGAGCAACTACGTCGTGACGGTGATGAACCGCTACCAGCATTACCGGATGCGCTTCAAGTAG